In Kaistella faecalis, a genomic segment contains:
- a CDS encoding DUF4256 domain-containing protein produces MPAAKITSREMLSILKVRFEANQNRHKNINWAEIQQKLEANPKKLAVLQKMEETGGEPDVVDFDEKSGEYVFFDCSAESPKERRSFCYDRESLDKRKENKPKNNALDAAREIGIELLSDEEYRYLQTLGDFDTKTSSWLETPENIRKLGGAIFGDFRYGTVFIYHNGAESYYAARGFRGKMKV; encoded by the coding sequence ATGCCTGCTGCAAAAATTACTTCCAGAGAAATGCTTTCTATCCTAAAGGTACGTTTTGAAGCCAATCAAAACCGGCATAAAAATATAAACTGGGCAGAAATCCAGCAAAAGCTCGAAGCCAATCCGAAAAAGCTGGCAGTTCTTCAAAAAATGGAGGAAACCGGGGGCGAACCCGATGTTGTTGATTTTGATGAGAAGTCCGGCGAATATGTGTTTTTCGACTGCTCTGCTGAAAGTCCGAAAGAAAGAAGAAGTTTTTGTTACGACCGTGAATCCCTTGACAAAAGAAAAGAAAACAAACCTAAAAACAATGCCCTGGACGCGGCCAGGGAAATAGGAATTGAACTCTTGAGTGACGAGGAATATCGTTATCTTCAGACTCTGGGCGATTTCGACACCAAGACTTCCAGCTGGCTCGAAACACCTGAAAATATCAGAAAACTGGGCGGAGCAATCTTTGGAGATTTCCGTTACGGAACGGTTTTCATTTATCACAATGGCGCAGAATCTTATTATGCAGCGAGAGGATTTCGGGGGAAAATGAAAGTTTAG
- a CDS encoding 2Fe-2S iron-sulfur cluster-binding protein produces the protein MQDINLKITDRNGETHEVVAPTDMSMNLMEVIRSYELAEEGTIGVCGGMAMCASCQVYVLEGSEKLVEMGDEEDAMLSEAFHVQDNSRLGCQIHITEEIDGLEVAIAPYP, from the coding sequence ATGCAGGATATCAATTTGAAAATTACCGACCGAAACGGCGAAACTCATGAAGTGGTGGCGCCAACGGATATGTCGATGAACCTGATGGAAGTGATCCGTTCTTACGAGCTTGCGGAAGAAGGAACTATTGGTGTTTGCGGCGGTATGGCAATGTGTGCATCGTGTCAGGTTTATGTTTTGGAAGGTTCAGAAAAACTGGTAGAAATGGGTGATGAGGAAGATGCAATGCTTTCCGAAGCGTTTCATGTGCAGGATAATTCCAGATTGGGCTGCCAGATTCATATTACAGAGGAAATCGATGGTTTGGAGGTTGCAATTGCTCCTTATCCATAA
- a CDS encoding NAD(P)/FAD-dependent oxidoreductase codes for MITSDILIIGAGPTGLFAVFEAGLLKMKCHLIDALPQPGGQLTELYPKKPIFDIPGFPSINAGDLVDNLMEQIKQFQPGFTLGETAQTLTKLEDGTFEVITNKGTVHRAKAVAIAGGLGTFEPRKPVIDNIADYEEKGVEYFIKEPEHFRGKKVVIAGGGDSALDWSIFLANIASEVTLIHRRNEFRGALDSVEKVQALKDQGKIRLVTPAEVTGIKGEGKVSAITVEKDGEVFDIETDYFIPLFGLTPKLGDLGNWGLNIEKNAIVVNNALDYQTNIPGVYAIGDINTYPGKLKLILCGFHEATLMCQSVYNMLNPGKKYVLKYTTVSGVDGFDGSRKEAEKAVVKKID; via the coding sequence ATGATTACAAGCGATATATTGATTATAGGAGCGGGACCTACAGGGCTTTTCGCAGTTTTTGAAGCCGGTTTACTTAAAATGAAATGTCATTTAATAGATGCGCTGCCTCAACCGGGCGGTCAGTTAACCGAGCTTTATCCAAAGAAACCTATTTTCGATATTCCCGGATTTCCTTCTATTAACGCAGGTGATCTTGTAGATAATCTGATGGAGCAGATCAAGCAGTTTCAGCCGGGATTCACTTTAGGAGAAACGGCACAGACTTTAACAAAACTTGAAGACGGAACTTTTGAAGTCATTACAAATAAAGGAACTGTTCACCGGGCTAAAGCAGTAGCGATTGCTGGTGGATTGGGAACTTTCGAACCTAGAAAACCTGTGATCGACAATATTGCCGATTACGAAGAAAAAGGTGTTGAATATTTCATTAAAGAGCCTGAGCATTTCCGCGGTAAAAAAGTAGTGATTGCCGGCGGCGGCGATTCTGCCCTGGATTGGAGTATTTTTCTTGCCAATATCGCAAGCGAAGTAACTTTAATCCACAGAAGAAACGAGTTCCGCGGTGCGCTGGATTCTGTTGAAAAAGTGCAGGCGCTGAAAGACCAGGGTAAAATCCGTTTGGTAACGCCTGCTGAAGTTACAGGAATTAAAGGCGAAGGTAAAGTTTCCGCAATTACCGTAGAAAAGGATGGGGAAGTTTTTGATATTGAAACAGATTATTTTATTCCGCTTTTCGGACTAACACCGAAACTGGGAGATTTGGGTAACTGGGGTTTAAATATTGAAAAAAATGCAATCGTTGTAAATAATGCATTAGACTATCAGACCAATATTCCGGGAGTTTATGCAATCGGTGATATCAATACTTATCCAGGAAAACTGAAACTCATTTTATGTGGTTTCCACGAAGCGACGTTAATGTGCCAAAGTGTCTATAATATGCTGAATCCGGGCAAAAAATACGTCCTGAAATATACCACAGTAAGTGGAGTTGACGGTTTCGACGGAAGCCGTAAAGAAGCCGAAAAAGCAGTTGTTAAAAAAATCGATTAA
- a CDS encoding DUF3108 domain-containing protein: protein MKKILSVITLLFFALGFSQKLDNIQPGEALNYRIHYGLLNAGTATLTTVKTNYKGQPHYYVKGYGRTTGAVRAFFKVEDNYESYINYNTGLPSFYVRNVQEGGYTQHLEATFNQNNGTVSLTDKEKNTTRNLKSVKGVQDMLSAFYHLRSLDSTDLRVGSVKKINVWIDDEMFPFQIKVVGTENIKTKFGTINTLKIVPQVMSGRVFKDKEGVTLWVSNDRNYVPIAIKADLVVGSLKASIDSFKNVKYPLNFRK from the coding sequence ATGAAAAAGATTTTAAGTGTTATTACCCTGCTATTTTTTGCATTGGGGTTCTCCCAAAAACTCGATAATATTCAGCCTGGCGAGGCATTAAATTACCGGATTCATTATGGTTTGCTGAATGCCGGAACAGCTACACTAACCACCGTAAAGACTAATTATAAGGGCCAGCCCCATTATTACGTTAAAGGCTACGGCAGAACCACTGGTGCGGTGCGCGCTTTCTTTAAAGTTGAAGATAATTACGAAAGTTACATTAATTATAACACCGGATTACCAAGTTTTTATGTGCGTAATGTGCAGGAAGGTGGCTACACCCAACATCTTGAAGCCACCTTTAACCAGAACAACGGTACAGTATCCCTTACTGATAAAGAGAAAAACACCACGAGAAACCTAAAATCAGTGAAAGGTGTTCAGGATATGTTATCTGCTTTCTATCATTTGAGAAGTCTGGATTCCACGGATTTGAGAGTTGGCAGTGTAAAGAAAATAAATGTCTGGATCGACGATGAAATGTTCCCTTTTCAGATTAAGGTTGTAGGCACAGAAAACATCAAAACAAAATTCGGCACCATCAATACCCTGAAAATCGTTCCGCAGGTAATGAGCGGCCGCGTTTTTAAAGACAAGGAAGGCGTTACGCTTTGGGTGAGCAACGACAGAAATTATGTTCCGATCGCCATTAAAGCAGATTTGGTGGTAGGATCACTGAAAGCAAGTATTGATTCTTTTAAAAATGTGAAATATCCTTTAAACTTTAGGAAATAG
- a CDS encoding DUF5916 domain-containing protein yields the protein MKTPIISAFYILCFSHLFSQNIGADSISRKKITAIPVTQSPKIDGILDEEIWKNATSAGNFIERRPNNGKPADESFRSEVKILYDDTGIYFGAILFDTEPGKIAKELTERDNIENDDIFGVTLNGYNDHQQSLEFLITPAGVQADAKLTTDFGEDFSWNAVWFSAVQITENGWVVEMKIPYSELRFPKKQIQEWGINILRLVNRTSTTYDWNFVDNKKGSYMLYDGLLEGIENINPPTRLSFLPYFSTYLNHFQGKTTTNFNGGMDLKYGINDAFTLDLTLIPDFGQTSFDKSVLNLSPFEVQFQEQRPFFTEGTELFSKGNLFYSRRIGGNPSVSPILNEDEIFVENPDKVKLFNAVKISGRTNKGLGIGFFNAVTEKMTAEIRNINTGATRTEVTEPWANYSVFVLDQRFQGNSSVSLVNSNVTRDGSFRDANVTALLFDIRNKKNTYRYFGGTKASFVLNGGTKAGNESTAGFNKVSGTHRFGANYFMRTKDYDIGDLGYYDRTNFHSINTNYSYRYLQPKGGLNALNYNLNVSHNRRLDEDLFTQFVIHNSIEMQTKKFFNFGGGLMIWPIGENDIYEPRTAGRFLKVPAMINPWIFINTDNRRKFRINTYIDYYAYDEKGRYQLIYQLNPSYKFSDKLRLYYDANFNYQNNDRGFVGKNSSEIFMGNRNRFTVENGISSQYTFNNKMALNLSFRHYFSQVTYKGFSTLNANGSVTDTSLFTENRDGTFNSWNVDLRYSWWFAPGSQLTLLYRNAVGSYLEESGIGIKENFNRLFNEPMVDNISLKLTYYIDYNQAKNWLKKKG from the coding sequence ATGAAAACCCCGATTATAAGTGCCTTCTACATTCTTTGTTTCAGTCATCTTTTTTCACAGAATATTGGGGCCGACAGTATCTCAAGAAAAAAAATCACTGCAATTCCCGTTACCCAATCACCAAAGATCGATGGAATTCTGGACGAAGAAATTTGGAAAAACGCCACTTCAGCAGGCAACTTTATTGAGCGCCGCCCCAATAATGGCAAACCAGCAGATGAATCCTTCCGGTCAGAAGTAAAAATACTTTATGATGATACCGGAATTTATTTCGGGGCAATACTTTTTGATACCGAACCCGGCAAAATAGCCAAAGAACTCACCGAACGCGACAATATTGAAAATGATGATATTTTTGGAGTTACATTAAACGGTTATAATGATCACCAGCAAAGCCTGGAGTTCCTGATAACTCCTGCCGGAGTGCAGGCTGATGCAAAACTTACCACCGATTTCGGCGAAGATTTCAGCTGGAATGCCGTATGGTTTTCAGCAGTCCAGATCACTGAAAACGGTTGGGTTGTAGAAATGAAAATTCCATATTCTGAACTCCGGTTTCCAAAAAAACAGATACAGGAATGGGGAATCAATATCTTAAGATTGGTTAACCGTACAAGCACGACATACGACTGGAATTTTGTTGACAATAAAAAAGGAAGTTACATGCTGTACGACGGACTTTTAGAAGGTATCGAAAACATTAATCCGCCCACCAGACTCTCCTTTCTTCCTTATTTTTCTACCTATTTAAACCATTTTCAGGGAAAAACAACAACCAATTTTAATGGCGGAATGGATTTAAAATACGGCATTAACGATGCTTTTACTCTAGATTTAACATTGATTCCGGATTTCGGACAGACTTCTTTTGATAAATCTGTTTTGAATCTCTCTCCTTTCGAAGTACAGTTTCAGGAGCAGCGCCCGTTCTTTACAGAAGGGACGGAACTTTTCAGCAAAGGAAATCTTTTTTACTCAAGACGAATCGGGGGAAATCCTTCTGTCTCGCCGATTTTGAATGAAGATGAAATATTTGTGGAAAATCCTGATAAAGTAAAATTATTTAATGCGGTGAAAATTTCCGGAAGAACAAATAAAGGGCTGGGAATCGGTTTCTTCAATGCCGTTACCGAGAAAATGACCGCAGAGATCCGAAACATCAACACCGGAGCTACACGGACAGAAGTAACTGAACCTTGGGCAAACTACAGTGTTTTTGTTCTCGACCAGCGGTTTCAGGGAAACTCTTCGGTTTCCCTCGTCAATTCAAATGTTACAAGAGACGGAAGTTTTCGAGATGCTAATGTAACAGCGTTACTTTTCGACATCAGAAATAAGAAAAACACCTATAGATATTTTGGTGGTACAAAAGCCAGCTTCGTATTAAACGGTGGTACAAAAGCTGGAAACGAGTCCACCGCAGGCTTTAATAAAGTTTCCGGAACTCACCGTTTTGGTGCCAATTATTTTATGAGAACCAAAGATTACGATATTGGCGATCTGGGATATTACGACAGAACCAACTTCCACAGCATCAACACCAATTACTCATACCGTTATCTGCAGCCGAAAGGCGGACTAAATGCTTTGAATTACAATTTAAATGTTTCCCACAACCGAAGACTTGATGAAGATTTGTTTACGCAGTTTGTCATTCATAACAGTATTGAAATGCAGACAAAGAAATTTTTCAACTTTGGTGGCGGACTTATGATTTGGCCAATCGGAGAAAACGACATTTATGAGCCGAGAACCGCAGGCAGATTCCTGAAAGTTCCAGCAATGATTAACCCGTGGATTTTCATCAATACCGATAACCGCAGGAAATTCCGGATCAATACCTATATCGATTATTATGCGTATGATGAAAAAGGCCGTTACCAGTTGATTTATCAGCTGAACCCAAGTTATAAATTCTCGGACAAGCTACGCCTCTATTATGATGCAAACTTTAATTACCAGAATAACGACCGGGGATTTGTAGGTAAAAACAGCAGTGAAATTTTTATGGGAAATCGCAACCGGTTCACTGTAGAAAACGGGATCTCCTCACAGTACACCTTTAATAATAAAATGGCGCTGAATCTTTCTTTCCGTCATTATTTTTCTCAGGTTACTTATAAAGGTTTCTCGACTTTAAATGCAAACGGAAGCGTTACCGACACCAGCCTTTTCACAGAAAACCGCGACGGAACTTTCAATTCGTGGAATGTCGACTTGCGCTACTCCTGGTGGTTTGCACCCGGAAGTCAGCTCACTTTACTGTACAGAAATGCTGTAGGAAGCTATTTGGAGGAATCGGGAATCGGCATTAAAGAAAACTTCAACCGATTATTTAATGAGCCAATGGTGGATAATATTTCTCTGAAACTGACCTACTATATCGACTACAATCAGGCGAAAAACTGGTTAAAGAAAAAAGGATAA
- the pheS gene encoding phenylalanine--tRNA ligase subunit alpha: protein MLEKIDELLVEVSNFSSANKDEIEQFRIKFSGKKGILNDIFSKFKDVPNEQKKEFGQKINTLKQAVETKLEDLKNATSSNLILEKEDLTRPGFSSELGTRHPINLVKNKIIEIFKSIGFAVADGPEIEDDWHNFTALNLPEYHPARDMQDTFFIETNPDILLRTHTSSVQIRYMEENQPPMRILSPGRVFRNEAISSRSHCIFHQIEGLYIDENVSFADLKQTIQFFTTELFGKSKIRLRPSYFPFTEPSAEVDVYWGLNSETDYRITKGTGWLEIMGCGMVDPAVLQNVNIDADKFSGYAFGMGIERIVMLLYQMSDIRMFFENDKRMLEQFKSL from the coding sequence ATGTTAGAAAAGATTGATGAATTATTGGTTGAGGTAAGCAATTTCAGCTCAGCAAATAAAGATGAAATTGAGCAGTTCCGAATCAAATTCAGCGGAAAAAAAGGAATTCTGAACGATATTTTCTCGAAATTCAAGGATGTTCCGAATGAGCAGAAAAAAGAATTCGGGCAGAAGATCAATACCCTCAAGCAGGCTGTCGAAACCAAACTCGAAGATTTAAAAAACGCAACTTCTTCTAACCTTATCTTAGAAAAAGAAGATTTAACCCGCCCGGGATTTTCTTCTGAACTGGGAACCCGCCATCCGATCAATCTGGTTAAGAATAAAATCATCGAAATCTTTAAATCCATCGGTTTTGCGGTTGCAGACGGACCGGAAATTGAAGACGACTGGCATAACTTTACCGCGCTTAATCTCCCGGAATATCATCCGGCAAGAGATATGCAGGATACATTTTTTATCGAAACCAATCCTGATATTCTTTTAAGAACGCATACTTCTTCTGTACAAATCCGATACATGGAAGAGAACCAGCCGCCAATGCGGATTCTTTCCCCTGGAAGGGTTTTCCGTAATGAGGCAATTTCTTCACGGTCGCACTGCATTTTCCATCAGATTGAAGGACTTTATATCGATGAAAATGTAAGTTTTGCAGATTTAAAACAGACAATTCAGTTTTTTACCACAGAACTTTTCGGTAAATCCAAAATCAGACTTAGACCGTCTTATTTTCCGTTCACCGAGCCAAGCGCGGAAGTGGACGTATATTGGGGACTGAATTCTGAAACCGATTACCGAATCACCAAAGGAACCGGCTGGCTCGAAATTATGGGCTGTGGAATGGTGGATCCTGCTGTTTTGCAGAATGTAAATATCGATGCTGATAAATTTTCGGGTTACGCTTTCGGAATGGGAATTGAAAGAATTGTAATGTTGCTTTATCAAATGAGCGACATCAGAATGTTCTTCGAAAACGATAAAAGAATGCTCGAACAGTTTAAATCACTGTAA
- the rdgB gene encoding RdgB/HAM1 family non-canonical purine NTP pyrophosphatase yields MDKEILIATHNQHKKEEIQQILGGDFKVTSLTDYDIHDEIVEDGHTFHENALIKAKYCFERTGKPSLGDDSGLVVESLDGRPGIYSARYAGNHDFAKNMAKVLEEMKDEENRKAYFVTVMCLVDESGENYFEGRVYGNLTHEIRGEKGFGYDPIFVPENHEITFAEMKAEEKNQISHRKQAIEKFLHFLNS; encoded by the coding sequence ATGGACAAAGAAATCCTTATCGCCACCCACAATCAACACAAGAAAGAAGAAATTCAGCAGATTTTGGGAGGTGATTTTAAAGTTACCTCACTGACAGATTACGATATACACGACGAAATTGTGGAAGACGGCCACACTTTTCACGAGAACGCACTCATTAAAGCAAAATACTGTTTCGAAAGAACCGGAAAACCAAGTCTTGGTGATGATTCCGGTTTGGTTGTGGAAAGTCTTGACGGAAGACCGGGAATTTATTCCGCACGTTACGCAGGTAACCACGATTTCGCGAAAAATATGGCGAAAGTCTTAGAGGAAATGAAAGATGAGGAAAACCGAAAAGCCTATTTTGTAACCGTAATGTGTTTGGTTGATGAAAGCGGTGAAAACTATTTTGAAGGCCGGGTTTACGGAAATCTAACGCACGAAATCCGTGGGGAAAAAGGTTTTGGTTATGATCCGATTTTTGTTCCCGAAAATCATGAAATCACTTTCGCAGAAATGAAAGCAGAAGAAAAAAACCAGATCAGCCATCGGAAACAGGCCATCGAAAAGTTCCTGCATTTTCTCAATTCCTAG
- a CDS encoding CPBP family intramembrane glutamic endopeptidase has protein sequence MAENYSRKKFIFDWKGAFALIGGMIVGTAAVSVINVFSMFVFNENLQYKDFYLMLTNAAGFLGAIFAFDYFIARPQTGRKLNFNFSPTNVGTYLLIFPMMLGMMFIAEFITAQIPITGPFFGEYYEFFSRLMEQMTKDKATMIVLAVIMAPIFEEIVFRGIIQKGLINKGMNPVTAIIIASIVFGLVHANPWQFVGAVLLGCVLGFVYYKTKSLLLPMLLHAFNNLCSSILIFYGDSESFADVFRLSEWIVLAIGIMLFAVFYYLFTRKYRIHYSEK, from the coding sequence ATGGCAGAAAATTACTCACGGAAAAAATTTATTTTCGACTGGAAAGGTGCATTCGCGCTGATCGGCGGAATGATTGTAGGCACAGCAGCAGTTTCTGTAATCAATGTTTTTTCAATGTTTGTCTTCAATGAAAATCTGCAGTATAAAGATTTCTACTTAATGCTTACGAATGCTGCGGGATTTCTCGGTGCTATTTTCGCTTTTGATTATTTTATTGCAAGACCGCAGACCGGCAGGAAACTGAACTTCAATTTTTCTCCTACAAATGTCGGAACGTATCTTCTGATCTTTCCGATGATGCTCGGGATGATGTTTATTGCTGAATTTATTACTGCCCAAATTCCCATTACAGGACCTTTTTTCGGTGAATATTATGAGTTTTTCTCGCGCTTGATGGAACAAATGACTAAAGATAAAGCCACGATGATCGTTCTGGCCGTAATTATGGCGCCTATATTCGAGGAGATTGTTTTTCGCGGAATTATTCAGAAAGGATTAATCAACAAAGGAATGAACCCTGTAACTGCGATCATTATTGCCTCGATAGTTTTCGGGTTGGTTCACGCTAACCCCTGGCAGTTTGTGGGCGCGGTTTTGCTGGGCTGTGTTTTAGGATTTGTTTACTATAAAACAAAGTCTTTGCTGTTGCCGATGTTGCTTCATGCCTTTAATAATCTGTGTTCTTCAATTTTAATTTTTTACGGTGATTCCGAAAGTTTTGCAGATGTTTTCCGTCTTTCAGAATGGATTGTTCTGGCGATCGGAATTATGCTTTTTGCCGTATTCTACTATCTTTTTACACGGAAATACCGAATTCATTATTCTGAAAAATAA